In the Pleuronectes platessa chromosome 23, fPlePla1.1, whole genome shotgun sequence genome, ACAAGAAAACATATCGCTTGAATACTTCTGACAAATTTGAAATGTCCCTTTGAAAATTCATGTAACCCTCCATCGCACTTCCACCTCTTCCTACAGGCAAATGCTGAAGCTGAAGCTATTCCACTTTTTTTGCATCACTCTAGCTTCCACAGTTAGGTGCATATTGCACAGTAAGAGCTCTCTCCACAGACAGCTGGATTTATTGCAGACTCACAGGACTCCTGCAACGGCCCCAGCCTATTCAACATCCCCCATTCCTCAGCCCAGACACACATATCCAGACCCTCTAACCCTTCTACGTACTCCATGCAGGAACACAGGTCTCCATTTCACCGGCCTGGCTTTGTTTTTATAGCAAACCCAGGGGCCCTCTTCCTCCACACTAGCAACCTCAACAGCTTTCCCTACATCCCTGTCCCAGTCTGAGAGTCATTTGCATTTAGGAGAGCAAAGTCGATTCAGATGCAGACACTTTGTCAACCTTTTTTGGATGATCTATTTCTACATAAACATTGGTCAAGTCCAAGATTAGGGGAATCTGTTGGAAAAATATTTCATCATGGAATGAAATGAATGGGCTAAAATAAAGTTCAAGAAGACGATTTGGAGCTTGTAGAGTAATGGGGATAAACAAGGATAGATACAAATCCTGTGTGCATGATTGTGGCTACAACTCAAATGTGACAGgtcctagtttttattattattgatgcgCATTATCCAAGGCAAATTCAATGTTTAAAGGCAGGGCTAGCAGAGTCGAAGCAGCAATTGGGTGGACACACTAGCTGTAATGCACAGGTGGGGTATGAGTTGTTCTGATGTAAGGTTAAATCCTGCTTGTTATATCAGATGTTGCCAAGTTGACCCTTCACGGCAGGCTCAAACAAACGCCATAGAAGAGCCCCAGTGCTTCAGACAGGCTTTCCACCACTGCCTGGAAGGGTCTGTGTAAATGAATTTTTATGAATTAATAATTAGgatcaataacaacaacaataggcCTAGAAATAAAACTAAGACGCTATACCCGTGCAGCATGCAgtttcaaacattcaatatgTGCTACATTGTGTGTCTAAGGCTCAAAAGTCGTATCTTTTAGGCTCAGGTGAACGTTGCTGATTGACAAAATTATGGCATTATCATAAGGTGACAATTATAAGATGAATGCAGCTctgaaaaattataataccactgtaaaatttgattgaatgaTGTGATGAGCATAATATATTACTATTTTGTGGATCTATGGTGTAGATGTCAATAGTAATAGCAAAACTGGGAATTTGAAAGCAGCTCAAACGGCATGAATTCAATCTGCAAGAAGCAATAAGCAGGTTTCAGGCTTGAGAAAGTTGAACAAAGTCACCTCAGATAGTTCATTTCTCTTTAAAgactgtaaatggtaaatggttttgtatttatataccgcttttctagtcttgatgaccacttgaAGCTCTTTACaatacagttctacattcacccattcacaaacacatacatacaatgcatctattcgtagcactttgttgtttatggggggcaattcggggttcagcatcttgcccaaggacacttcggcatgcagatggggaagactagGGATCCAACTGCCGactttcaggttggaggatgaccgctCTACCACCCAGCCACAGATGCCCTAAGACCAACCACACTGttattttatgatttaaatatatgtagCATTTCCTTAAATATGCACCAAGTTCCATCATTTGTGTCCCCTTCATCAGATGTGAAGGAAACTCAGTGCTTATGTCTTCTTGTGTTACAAGCGAAGTTGGGACAGGTTGCGCCCATTCGCACCAAACATTATCttatgtatgttgtgatttggcgctATTCAAATAAAGCATGCACACCTAATCTTGGCAAATTTGAGGCACACAATTTTGCTATTTGTGGCGCCCCTATGGGTCAGGCTGAATGTGCTTTGGTAGGCCCATTCACAAACATATGCTGAAGAGATTTACAAAGATTTATGATGACTGGACAAATTCTAAAAGAGTATTAGCCAAGATCAGCTAAACCCCGCCccttgaaaatatattttaatgaattatgcTCTCACTAATTACCTCTGTCAAGGAGGCTATGTTTACATagtaatttctttttttgtttgtctgcctgtctgtccatCATAAGGCTTACTCAAAAGGTACTGAACTGATTTCTCTTGGTGTGGAGGGGCATTACACAACGGATCCAGATGCACAAGtgctttctttaacatgtcaCAATAGGTCACGATTCTAGGTTGACATATGCAATCTCCAAGCACCCttcttattttacaattttctgttttttaagcTGTACACAGATGCTAACAAAATCAcatcttttttaaaacactgcCGGTTCCAGAACATGGCTAATGACTGGGCCACAGTGCCACAATTGCATGTGGGCCTATATTTGTGAATGTGTATATGTCTGTGCAGATTAATAGCAGAGTACCAAACTATGTCCATGACTAGCGCTTATGAAAACCatatgacagagagaaaagcatAGTTTGCTGCACCTCCCCCCATTCggacccacacatacacatagtacccccccaacccccaaccGACATCTCTTCTAAAAAACATACAATTCTTTTCCTCAACTCCCTCCCTTGCTCCCCTCCCTGCTCCCCTCCTTCTGGCTATGTATCACTCCCTCTAGCTTCTTGCCatttctcccctccctctctgctaTCTGAAATGCTTGGACAATCTGCATGCACTCAACTACAGCTCAGATCTGTTTTAACAGGATAGAGTGAAGAGCGCAGGCAGTGTAAAAATGTTGAGTTCAAATGACGGGAGTGAAACTCAGAGAGACAACAAAGCGGGGTAAGAGAGAAACCACAGTTAGGTAGTATAAAGCGTGTAGGAAGTTAGGGTGAGAGATAATTGGAAAAAAGAATGGGCTGCCTAGTTAGCAGTGCAGCTGCTCTTCTCTTAACCTCCTTGCTGGCTTTGCTTTTTGGAGTTTCTTCCGTCCTGGGCCAGGAACTGAGAGAGAATGATGCACTTTGTAATGCTGATGGCTGCTTTGTGGTCTATTTCCAAGAAAAAACCTTTCTGGACTCATGGAGGGCCTGCAAAGAGAAAGGAGGCAATCTCGCCACTATCAAACGCAAAGAGGATGCCACCACTATTGCCATACTTTTTTCAGCTCTGGACTTACGCCACTCACGCACCGAGATCAAGGTATGGATTGGCCTGCAGCGCCAGCCTCGCCAGTGTACCACTGCTCTACCCCTGCGGGGTTTCTCTTGGACCACTGGTGACCAGGACACAGAGTATACCAACTGGCAGAGACAGGATTCCCCTGATTTATGTATTGTGCCACGCTGTGTGGTCATGGGCTACAGCATTCACGGGAAGAATGATAATTTGAAATGGCAGGATGACTCTTGCTCAGTCCCTGCAGATGGGTATCTTTGTTATTATGGCTATAAAGGAATGTGTCCAGCCTTATGGACAGAAGGTGGAGGCCATATCCTTTACAAAACACCATTTAACCTTCTAAGCACACTGCTAACCCATGTACCCTTTGGATCTGTTGCTACTGTGCCATGCCTTATAGGCACCAAGGAGGAACAGTCCGTTTTGTGTGTGCTGAGGGAGGATGGCTCTGTTGGGTGGTCAAGAGATTCCCCTCTTTGCTCTGATCCTCTTGTATCCCACAACTGGTGTGATCAGGATAATGGTGGATGTGAGCATTTCTGTAGGCCGGCTGGGGAACACTTCTTCTGTGAGTGTGCGGATGAGTATCAACTCGGAGATGATGGGCAGAGCTGTGAGATGTCTGATGTTTGTCAAGGGGCCCCCTGTGAGTATGAGTGCCTGCCCCTTTCAGATGGGTATCGCTGTGCCTGCCCTGAAGGATACATGCTTGCACCAGATGAACGTGGCTGTCTGGATGTAGACGAGTGCCTCCAGAGTCCTTGTGAACAACTTTGTGAGAATTCTCCAGGGACATTTGAATGTCGATGTCGGGATGGTTACCATCCAGATGATGAGGGTGGATGTGAGGATCAAGATGAGTGTATAAATGACCCATGTGAACATGCCTGTGAGAACACTCCAGGCTCTCATATCTGCCACTGCCATCTGGGGTTTTCCCCAGTACCCGAGGACACAAAACGATGCCAGGACACTGATGAGTGCCAGATCCCTGGGACCTGTGAGCAGATGTGTGTGAATTATGACGGTGGATTCGAGTGCTACTGTGATGAAGGTTATGAACTCATGTCTGATCACTACTCTTGTCAGAAGAGAGGGGAAGGAGATGGCCATCCTGCCATTACCTCTCCTTTTCCTTGGGTCACCCACCAACCTGGGCCTGAATGGGACCTCATGGACTATGAATGGAATCTGCAGCAGAGCCACACTGACTGGCCCCCAGAGGAGGAGCCATCTCTGAACTGGCTGACTGATCCACCGAGAGTTTTGAACCCTGATGTCATCTGGGTCACCAGTGCTCCACAGGAGGAACTTCCCTTTTCATCTACAGTGGACCCTTTGACACAGGGGGATGAGAATGATGAGAAAGACATCGACATTAATGGAACTGATTGGTTACAGTGGGGGCAGAAACCTCCGCCTGAGCTGGAGGTTTTTCCAAACACCATCTCGACCACACCTCCACCGGAAACCAGTACTAGCACTGAACAAGACTCATATGAAGATGACCAGGAGACCACCACAGcccttcctttcctttccaGCTCTTCAATCACTGAGGGAGCTTGGAATTGGTGGTCCAGTCTCACAACTTCCAGCCATGAAGCAGGAAATTCAGAGGATTCAGTCACAAGCCACAACATGACTACAGATTCCAGCTACCACAATGAGGTCGACAAAGAACAGTACCTAGAGGAGGAGCTGGGGGAGGAGAAAAAGGAATATGTGGAGATAACAGACTCCCAAGATCCGACTGTTCTCACACAGTTTACCTCTTCCCAGCCAACCTCGAGTGAGGGTGGAAGGAGCGTAGACACCCCGGATTCTGGCTCAGAAAACAGTGAGCCTAAAATCAGTAGCACCTGGTTCCTGGTGGGACTAATAGTGCCCATCTGTATACTCATTTTGGTGATGCTGGCATTGGTCATTGTTTATTGTACTCGCTGTGCTCTCCGGCCACGCAGTAAGAATGTGACTGACTGCTACCACTGGATTTCAGGGGCTCATGATCCACAGGTAGCTTCCAACCCCTCAGTCGGGGTCAAGACCTGTGTTTAAACAGAGAAGAGGGAAACTAGCATTTAAATAAGTTATCTCTTTTTCAGAGGTAGGCCGGAGGGAATAATGAACCTGGTAAAaggcacaatttttttttttaaccctctcTGACTAAGGAACTGCCAACTCTGAGCACATTTAGAAATTACGCTTGAATATCAACTGATAGAGGCAATGAAGACACACTGAAAACCACTGAACTTTCGGGACACACTCTCTATGTGGTCAAATCTGTATAAAGATTTTGAAAACTGGACAGTGCTATAGTATCATATAATATACAATCTTTTTTTGTTATGTCAAAAGAAATTATAATATCTGGggatacattcattcatttcatagCGAAACTTGACTACAAGGTCTCTTTCATTCAAAATCTTCGGGCTCAGTTAATTTTATTTGCATATCCCGGTAGACATCTGTTACTCGACCTGCTCACATCAGCAATGGGGAAGAGGAAACTCTAGGCAAATATCCCATGTTGCTGGAAAAACAATCAATTGGAAATCACTGTGTTGAATACTTCATGAGAGGCTGAAACcatctttgtgtgttgtgtttgtattgtatttatattaagTTTCATACTTGTCAAATTTTTAAGTAAATTCCACAactgtaataaataaatgacacaGTTTATGGACCCCATAAACCTAGTAAAATACAAAGGAATGTCTGTCTACACATGGTAATATTTTTCCCAACTGATGTCCAGTTTAACAGCACCTATCCcttttctgacttttttttaaatgtaagttgAAGAACAGATGTTCACATTGCACAAGGAATGTTTTGGGAGCTGGTTGCCGATATTAGTCATGATATTAGAAAAGCTATCGATCACCTTTCATAACCCTACTTCATTAATAGAAGAAGTCTATGTCTTTGCCAAgcctttaaatgttttaattgttgCTGTCGATCCTGTCGAGCTCTGAGACTATAGTAAGTGTGAAACTCTTCTGAAACTTTTTTTTGCTAAATGTTTTACAATTTATGGTGAAAATTTAAATTGATAATTTCAGATCACAGATTACAAAACTGTAAATTGAAGTGCCGGTTGGATTTTAAGGtgtttcattttaatgaaacaaagtggaaaaagccCAAATGAAAGAAATCTAAGCACATACTCTGTTTTTTGACATAATTTCCATTTAGTGCCATTTCAAATGCagacagaaaatattttttgataGACTGTGAAATATAAGAAACATCTTATCTatattgtgatgtttttttgttttttgaagcaATCTTGAATTAAAAGGTATGACAGGGACTCTGTGTGAAACTTTATTATTCACAGTGGAAACAAATGTTACACTTCCTTTTAGGTACCCTTCAGTGCCTTGGAGGACGTATTGTCATCATATTACCAGCTGTTTAGAAAGACCATTAAGTTGCATTTAAATACTCAGTGAATACTAGTGAGTAGCCAAcaagataaaatgtatttgtcacCATGTTATATGGGGTTTTGTGGATGCAGTGATGTGGATTGTATTTATACTGGCATTACTGCTCTGAACATTCAAAGCATATTTTGTCGAtagtcattttcttttcattcagcCCTTTTTGTAGGCCCTGGTGTTTTAAAGCAAACCACAAGCAATTtgctctcacctcctcagaaatatGAAGTAATGAATTTGGGTGGAGAGACAgagttttacatttttcttctccAGAAAAGACCACCAGCTTCTGAACACAGTTGGGATGTATTGTGAGTGTACTGACTAATGGAATGTGCTGATCAAAACCAGGTTCTGGCTCCCAGAGGGGGTCTCACTCTCTCCCCTTCTGACCTATATTCAGCATTGTCATTCCTTCTACAGCGCTCAGTTTACAGATCTTATTCAGTCATTAGTGAGTAATTGTTTCCGATAACCCTCTATGAAACACTCTCTTACTAGATTTGCAATGCTGTGATTATCtacctcaacccccccccccccccccccccgctttttACAGACAGTTTTGATTTGAGGTCATCATGACCTTCAACCACTGAAATCCAACCATTTCATCGAAACCAAGTGATTACTAGTGAAAATTTGAAGGAATTACTTAAAGAAAGGCTTGAGATTTCATGTTCACGAGgtccaaaacatgttttgtgaggccaccatGACCTTTACCTTAAACCATCAAATTCTAACCAATTGATCTGTAATTCTGTGAATATTTGTGCCGAATTTAAAAGGGTTCATTCTAGACGTTCTTAAGATAATTCTGTTCAAGAGGCAAAAAGGTTTTTGACCTTTGGCCACCCAAATActtatcagttcatctttgagtcacaGTGAATATTTGtccaaaatgtaatgtaattccCTTTGTGTTTTCCTGATGAATCACATTGACAAGTTACAAGATCACTGCGACCTTTGCCCTATAAAAATATAATCACTTTAGCTTTGACTTCAAGTGCATGTTTGTATCAAATTTGATGAAATTCCGTCAAGGTGTTCGTGAGACGCTGGGTTCAAAAGtccaaaaacataattttgtgAGTCCACAGTGACGCTGACCTTCGACCACCAAAAtccaatcagttcatctttaagTCAAGGTGAATGTTTGTCCCAATTTCTTTTAAACTGCACTGGATGTTACCAAGTGTTACgtaaacacacataaataaacactcAGACTGAAGAGTACACACATAatgctttgttttattgttttattttgtttcggtaaaaaaaattcacacttTCATTCATGAGTTTAGGACAACAGTTTAGAAAAGAAAGCAGATTGTCAATGGTTTGCTTTTAGCTTCCACGGGTTTTAATAAGTTTGTTATTCATAAATTTTTTTAGTCTTCCCGATAGTGCTAAGAAAAGTGTTCATTTTTCTAATGGGCTTACACAGAATGAGATCAAATGATTAAACCCACCAGATATTTTGGATTCAATTTCCTtcaggtatgttttttttttcaatcgcACTATTTTTAGTTGTCATACAAGCAAACATATAAAATATCCAGTATATAGTCTGTAACATCAGataatactttttaaaaatTATGATAAAATTCCTGCTCTACACATAGCACCAAACAGTATCATGATGAAAGAAAATTAGCAGTACCATATGAGCCAGAAGATAATATTTTGTTGCAGTTACACAAATGGTCCACATGTGGGGGATGCTGTCCCACTACTACTCTAAAAGATCCATCCTTCTCCACAAAGTGAGGGTGACAGGGCGTACTTCAGAATAAATGGATCAAGATGCAAATCAATATATGGAGCCATACACACATCTATTTAAATGCTGTCGTTTTACCAAGCTGTCCTGTTTAGCTAATTGAACTGTGGAATTCCGATCATACCAAAGTCTGATGAAGCTTGACAAGGTTTTTTTCTCTCAGTAGGTTGTGAAAAACAGCATCTCAGATTGGTAATCCAGTGAGTGTAGTCCTGGCCGTTGCTGCCATCCGTCATGATAACATTGAACTCACAAATATAACCTCTAAGGTCATGAAAGTGCTGTCCTGAGAGTTAATAACGAGTGGACAGCTCTTGAGtttgtctgttcacacctggcattcaaatctgtcctgaatgtgtctcctgtagcCACTTGTGATCGTATCCCCCCATTCTATGCGCAAGTAATTATATGCGCCAGTTGTGTTCACAAAGACCAAATTATGTTATTCAATCTAGTCTGCATGTATAGATCTTTTCAATtacaatgtttgtgtctgtgtgtatgtgagtgtgtgttggcgtGAGCAAGAGGGAGAGAACAAGCAGAGTCGGGAGGGGCTGAGTGAATCTTGTTCCATGTGCAGCTCTGCTAGGGAAAAAGATTTTACCAATTTTAGAAAAGCATTAGTCGTTATGTGGTGATGAGCCTGTGGTGGAAGTTACTTATCTAAGTTGTTCAAGGCTAAAAGTCAGAAGTCTGTTTTCTCGCAGCAAAAAAGAGATATaaggcaaaaaaacaacaaattcatTCTAAAACCTattgaattgttttttaattaaaagttttaAACGCTACCAATCTTTTGTATGAAAAAAGGAATTGGTAAACTAGCAAACAGTTACTAACCTTGACTGAGGGGTTTTCTCACACAGCCGCTCTTCTTAAGAGTTGGAGTCTTGCCTATTTTCCCCACATGTTTTTACGGCAAAATAGACAGTGaaaaatatgtatgtatgttcttttacattattttaataacaataattcaaATAACATAACTaggccagcaggtggcagcaatGCACTGTACTGGATTCCCGAGAGGAGGGTCAAAGATTGTAAGTTTAAATGTAACAAATCTCCTAAGGTGAAAGAAAAGGAATAAGAAACAGCTGTTAAGGTGAAAAATAATTAACTATCAGTATAATTTATCGCCTACAGTGCATTTGTGACATGTTCCTACCTGCACTGCACCAGAGGTCTTCCCAGGTTCACCCAAACGggttcacagtgtgtgtgcgtgtgtctgtgtttgtcgtgtgtgtcgtgtgtgtttgtaagaggAATAACAGAAAACCTGGATGTATTTCAAAAACTATCTTAGAGGATGGATCATATGCTTCACAGCCAGGCACAGTGGAGAAGGCTGCTAATGTTGCATTGGGTAAGACACAAAGTTTGGTTATGACACCTTGTGAATAAACTTGTTAAAGCAATCAGATGAGAAATCTAGGCCTATGGGGTCGGACTCTCCCTGCCGGGTGTCCGTCCAGCATCCCAGCTTTCAAATGACAGGTCCTGCTTGGTTTCGGGTAGAGCATTTCTGGGTCTTTTCGGGTTCGGGCACTAATTTGTGGCTTCATGAGGAACGCTACTCTGTAGGATGTTGTCACCACACACATTCCTAGTCCCATCAACACCAACATAAGTTTTATGGTGGCCATATGGACCTCTGAGTTAAGTAGCTCAGTGGCTGGATGAAGTCGTTAACATGAGAAACACTGCACACAGAGGAGTGCGatatctttttaaatattttaaaatgtgagaTCGGCTATTCTATCGGCCACGAAATCGGGTAATTATCGGTTATTGGTATAAATTGAATTAACTCCATAGTGTGCATCCCTGTGTGTGAGACCACTGAAAGCTTTGCTACAAGTAATTATAACTCTGAGTTGAGACTAAAACTGCTGCTTCCAAAGTCTGAAATAGACTTTCAAGCTCAAGGATTTCTTGAGGACTGAGGTAAAATGCCTTGAAT is a window encoding:
- the cd248a gene encoding CD248 molecule, endosialin a, with protein sequence MGCLVSSAAALLLTSLLALLFGVSSVLGQELRENDALCNADGCFVVYFQEKTFLDSWRACKEKGGNLATIKRKEDATTIAILFSALDLRHSRTEIKVWIGLQRQPRQCTTALPLRGFSWTTGDQDTEYTNWQRQDSPDLCIVPRCVVMGYSIHGKNDNLKWQDDSCSVPADGYLCYYGYKGMCPALWTEGGGHILYKTPFNLLSTLLTHVPFGSVATVPCLIGTKEEQSVLCVLREDGSVGWSRDSPLCSDPLVSHNWCDQDNGGCEHFCRPAGEHFFCECADEYQLGDDGQSCEMSDVCQGAPCEYECLPLSDGYRCACPEGYMLAPDERGCLDVDECLQSPCEQLCENSPGTFECRCRDGYHPDDEGGCEDQDECINDPCEHACENTPGSHICHCHLGFSPVPEDTKRCQDTDECQIPGTCEQMCVNYDGGFECYCDEGYELMSDHYSCQKRGEGDGHPAITSPFPWVTHQPGPEWDLMDYEWNLQQSHTDWPPEEEPSLNWLTDPPRVLNPDVIWVTSAPQEELPFSSTVDPLTQGDENDEKDIDINGTDWLQWGQKPPPELEVFPNTISTTPPPETSTSTEQDSYEDDQETTTALPFLSSSSITEGAWNWWSSLTTSSHEAGNSEDSVTSHNMTTDSSYHNEVDKEQYLEEELGEEKKEYVEITDSQDPTVLTQFTSSQPTSSEGGRSVDTPDSGSENSEPKISSTWFLVGLIVPICILILVMLALVIVYCTRCALRPRSKNVTDCYHWISGAHDPQVASNPSVGVKTCV